One window from the genome of Haladaptatus paucihalophilus DX253 encodes:
- the trpA gene encoding tryptophan synthase subunit alpha — MSELEAAFADEPALIPYVVAGDPGIEETKEYVRALVRGGADVIELGLPFSEPIADGPTIQNAIQRALSGGMTPDDYLELVSGLDVDVPVVCMTYYNLIYQYGGREAQRASERSSGGTPRDEEGVEAFVSAAADAGVSGLIVPDLPVEESGPLRLACDEYGLDLVFIIAPTTTDRRKRRITEQASGFVYVQARMGTTGAQADVSGDTHDSLARLAESDLPKAVGFGVSAGEHAREIVSAGADGVVVGSALVDIVASGENVAERLESKAAELKSGAREGEQEIPEPERTSN, encoded by the coding sequence ATGAGCGAACTCGAAGCCGCCTTTGCGGACGAACCGGCCCTGATTCCGTACGTCGTCGCTGGCGACCCGGGTATCGAAGAGACGAAGGAGTACGTCCGGGCGCTGGTCCGCGGCGGCGCGGACGTCATCGAACTCGGCCTGCCGTTCTCGGAACCCATCGCGGACGGGCCGACGATTCAGAACGCCATCCAGCGCGCGCTTTCCGGCGGGATGACGCCGGACGACTACCTCGAACTCGTCTCGGGGTTGGACGTGGACGTGCCCGTCGTCTGCATGACCTACTACAATCTCATCTACCAGTATGGGGGCCGCGAGGCGCAACGCGCCTCGGAACGGTCGAGCGGTGGCACACCGCGAGACGAGGAAGGCGTCGAAGCGTTCGTCTCCGCCGCCGCCGACGCCGGGGTGTCGGGACTCATCGTCCCCGACCTTCCCGTCGAGGAGAGCGGTCCGCTCCGCTTGGCGTGCGACGAGTACGGACTCGATTTGGTGTTCATCATCGCGCCGACGACGACGGACAGGCGCAAGCGGCGCATCACCGAGCAGGCCTCCGGATTCGTCTACGTGCAGGCCCGAATGGGAACGACGGGCGCACAGGCGGACGTGAGCGGCGACACCCACGACAGCCTCGCACGACTGGCCGAAAGCGACCTGCCGAAAGCGGTCGGCTTCGGCGTGAGCGCGGGCGAACACGCCCGCGAAATCGTCTCGGCGGGAGCGGACGGCGTCGTCGTCGGCAGCGCGCTCGTCGATATCGTCGCGTCCGGCGAGAACGTCGCGGAACGACTCGAATCCAAAGCCGCGGAACTCAAATCCGGGGCACGCGAAGGGGAACAAGAGATACCGGAACCGGAACGAACTTCAAACTAG
- a CDS encoding flippase-like domain-containing protein yields the protein MSGGSVEVSVVLPSYNEEATIENTVETTLDTLESFLPPNSFEVIVAEDGCDDRTPEIADRMAEQDERVRHFHSDERLGRGGALNRAFESANGETLVYFDTDLATDMRHLEELVESVRSGEYDFATGSRWMPENVADRPAKRDIASRGFNGLTRLFLRSDLRDHQCGFKAFDRTALLDVLADVEDKHWFWDTEVLVRAQRKGYEIKEFSVDWTPKGDTKVDLVRDVFGMGSQIGRCWWEFSVEPRITRSVSMAVGVLLTIIAVVLMGKYLPLGKVLTQMESANLALVGVAALIYVFSWPLRGARYKNILEELGFTESVGFLTGAIFISQTGNLVFPARLGDGVRAYVMKARRNIPYPSGFASLAVERVFDLLTITVLAGVVLIGLTVTGQAADIVQAVTGAQHAEAARTAVYVAAGVGVAAIAAVGIIVASARSDSNFVRSFVTKISSDSYANHIAGIVERFTGDVQTVASDRTAFARVGASSLAIWSLDVLTAILVLTAFPKVSLNPVTLVAIGFFAVSVGNLAKVLPLSPGGVGLYEAAFTVFVAGLTPISWEVALGAAILDHAVKNIVTLVGGVGSMFSLNVSLTQAVEEGRDVSVEEPASLDD from the coding sequence ATGAGCGGTGGTTCTGTAGAGGTGAGTGTCGTCCTTCCGTCGTACAACGAGGAGGCGACGATAGAGAACACCGTCGAGACGACTCTCGACACATTGGAATCGTTTCTCCCTCCAAATAGCTTCGAGGTAATCGTTGCTGAAGATGGCTGTGACGACCGGACGCCGGAAATCGCGGACCGAATGGCGGAGCAAGACGAGCGCGTCCGCCACTTTCACAGCGACGAACGGCTAGGTCGTGGGGGAGCACTGAATCGGGCGTTCGAGTCCGCGAACGGGGAGACGCTGGTCTACTTCGATACGGACTTGGCGACGGACATGCGACACTTGGAGGAGTTGGTCGAGAGCGTTCGCTCCGGCGAGTACGACTTCGCCACGGGGTCGCGTTGGATGCCCGAAAACGTCGCCGACCGTCCGGCGAAACGTGACATTGCGAGTCGCGGATTCAACGGTCTGACACGACTGTTCCTGCGTTCCGACCTGCGGGACCACCAGTGCGGGTTCAAAGCGTTCGACCGGACCGCCCTGCTCGACGTGCTGGCCGACGTCGAGGACAAACACTGGTTCTGGGACACGGAAGTCCTCGTTCGCGCACAGCGCAAGGGATACGAAATCAAGGAGTTCTCGGTGGACTGGACGCCGAAGGGCGACACGAAGGTGGACCTCGTTCGGGACGTGTTCGGGATGGGGAGCCAAATCGGTCGCTGCTGGTGGGAGTTCTCCGTCGAACCGCGTATCACCCGGAGCGTCTCCATGGCCGTCGGCGTCCTGTTGACCATCATCGCCGTCGTGCTGATGGGGAAATACCTCCCGCTGGGGAAAGTCCTCACCCAGATGGAGAGCGCGAACCTCGCGCTCGTCGGTGTCGCGGCCTTGATTTACGTCTTTTCGTGGCCGCTTCGCGGTGCGCGGTACAAGAACATCCTCGAAGAACTCGGCTTCACGGAAAGCGTCGGGTTCCTCACGGGCGCGATATTCATCAGCCAGACCGGGAACCTCGTGTTCCCCGCCCGACTCGGTGACGGCGTGCGCGCCTACGTGATGAAGGCCCGCCGCAACATCCCGTACCCGTCCGGCTTCGCATCGCTCGCGGTCGAACGGGTCTTCGACCTGCTGACGATAACCGTCCTCGCCGGGGTCGTCCTCATCGGGCTGACCGTGACGGGACAGGCGGCCGACATCGTGCAGGCCGTCACCGGCGCACAGCACGCCGAGGCCGCACGAACCGCGGTCTACGTCGCGGCGGGTGTCGGCGTCGCCGCCATCGCGGCGGTCGGCATCATCGTGGCCAGCGCCCGCTCCGACAGCAACTTCGTCCGCTCGTTCGTGACGAAGATCAGTTCGGACTCCTACGCGAATCACATCGCGGGCATCGTCGAGCGGTTCACCGGAGACGTGCAGACCGTGGCGAGCGACCGGACGGCCTTCGCCCGCGTCGGCGCGAGCAGCCTCGCCATCTGGTCGCTCGACGTGCTGACGGCCATCCTCGTCCTGACGGCGTTCCCGAAGGTGTCGCTCAACCCCGTCACGTTGGTCGCCATCGGCTTCTTCGCGGTGAGCGTCGGCAACCTCGCCAAGGTGCTCCCGCTCTCGCCCGGCGGTGTCGGCCTGTACGAGGCCGCGTTCACGGTCTTCGTCGCGGGTCTGACGCCGATTTCGTGGGAAGTGGCCCTCGGTGCGGCCATCCTCGACCACGCGGTGAAGAACATCGTCACGCTCGTCGGCGGCGTCGGGTCGATGTTCTCGCTCAACGTCTCGTTGACCCAAGCGGTCGAGGAGGGGCGCGACGTGTCCGTCGAGGAACCCGCTTCACTCGACGACTGA
- a CDS encoding transcription initiation factor IIB — MQNTTIRTRSEETEVEKSGQKGRSCPECSGKLIADSGHGETICEDCGLVVEVDNVDRGPEWRAFDAKEKNEKSRVGAPTTNTMHDKGLSTNIDWRNKDAYGNSLGSRQREKMQRLRKWNERFRTRDSKERNLKQALGEIDRMASALGLPDNVREMASVIYRRALNEDLLPGRSIEGVSTSCVYAAARQAGVPRSLDEITEVSRVDKSEVARTYRYVVRELSLEVKPADPESYVPRFASGLELSDEAEHRARELLRNAKEQGVHSGKSPVGLAAAAVYAAALLTNEKTTQAEVSDVADISEVTIRNRYHELLEAEEGTVAL; from the coding sequence ATGCAAAACACGACTATCCGAACGAGAAGCGAAGAAACAGAAGTAGAGAAAAGCGGGCAGAAGGGACGGAGCTGCCCCGAATGTAGCGGTAAGCTCATCGCCGACTCCGGTCACGGCGAAACCATCTGCGAGGACTGCGGTCTGGTCGTCGAAGTGGACAATGTGGACCGCGGCCCGGAATGGCGAGCCTTCGACGCGAAGGAGAAAAACGAGAAGTCCCGCGTCGGCGCGCCGACGACGAACACGATGCACGACAAGGGGCTATCGACCAACATCGACTGGCGGAACAAGGACGCCTACGGCAACTCGCTCGGTTCCCGCCAGCGCGAAAAGATGCAGCGCCTCCGCAAGTGGAACGAGCGCTTCCGCACCCGCGACAGCAAGGAGCGGAACCTCAAGCAGGCGCTCGGCGAAATCGACCGGATGGCCAGCGCGCTCGGCCTCCCGGACAACGTGCGCGAGATGGCCAGCGTCATCTACCGCCGCGCGCTGAACGAGGACCTCCTGCCGGGGCGCTCCATCGAGGGCGTCTCGACCTCGTGTGTGTACGCCGCCGCGCGCCAGGCCGGCGTCCCGCGCAGTTTGGACGAAATCACCGAGGTCAGCCGCGTCGATAAAAGCGAAGTGGCGCGAACCTACCGCTACGTCGTGCGCGAACTCAGCCTCGAAGTCAAACCTGCCGACCCCGAGAGCTACGTCCCGCGATTCGCGTCCGGGCTCGAACTCTCCGACGAAGCCGAACACCGCGCCCGCGAACTCCTCCGTAACGCGAAAGAACAGGGCGTCCACAGCGGCAAATCGCCCGTCGGACTCGCCGCGGCCGCCGTCTACGCCGCCGCGCTCCTGACCAACGAGAAGACGACGCAGGCCGAGGTCAGCGACGTGGCCGACATCAGCGAGGTCACGATTCGCAACCGATATCACGAACTGCTCGAAGCCGAGGAAGGAACCGTCGCGCTGTAG
- a CDS encoding 2-amino-3,7-dideoxy-D-threo-hept-6-ulosonate synthase translates to MDTGITARLDRIGRDGRYVIVPMDHGITLGAVRGLKDIESTIDAVTRGGADAVLTQKGIAPRVHPNKNDAGYIVHLNASTTIGPDSNDKRMTGTVQEAIAAGADAVSLHLNVGSNYEPKQITDLAEVCDTASKFGIPVLAMSYARGPGIDEHDAESLGHAVRLAEELGADVVKTAYSGDAESFEHVVESTRLPVVIAGGAPEGDKATLEAVRGAMDAGGAGVSIGRSVFQHDDPEAIARAVTSVVHDDLSAEDALDEAGLSVEA, encoded by the coding sequence ATGGATACAGGAATCACAGCGCGCCTCGACCGAATCGGGCGTGACGGACGCTACGTCATCGTCCCGATGGACCACGGAATCACACTCGGCGCGGTACGGGGTCTGAAGGACATCGAATCGACAATCGACGCGGTAACGCGAGGGGGTGCCGACGCCGTTCTCACGCAGAAGGGAATCGCACCGCGCGTCCATCCGAACAAGAACGACGCGGGCTACATCGTCCACCTGAACGCCTCCACGACCATCGGCCCGGACTCGAACGATAAACGAATGACCGGGACGGTACAGGAGGCTATCGCGGCGGGGGCCGACGCCGTTTCGCTCCATCTCAACGTCGGCAGCAACTACGAACCCAAACAGATCACGGACCTCGCGGAAGTCTGCGACACGGCGAGCAAGTTCGGAATTCCCGTCCTCGCCATGTCCTATGCACGCGGCCCGGGAATCGACGAACACGACGCGGAAAGCCTCGGCCACGCGGTGCGGTTGGCGGAGGAACTCGGTGCCGACGTGGTGAAGACGGCCTACAGCGGCGACGCCGAGAGCTTCGAGCACGTGGTCGAATCGACGCGCCTCCCCGTCGTCATCGCGGGCGGTGCACCCGAGGGCGACAAGGCGACCCTCGAAGCGGTCCGCGGCGCGATGGACGCTGGCGGTGCGGGCGTCTCCATCGGCCGGTCGGTCTTCCAGCACGACGACCCGGAGGCCATCGCACGCGCAGTGACCAGCGTCGTTCACGACGACCTGTCCGCCGAGGACGCGCTGGACGAGGCGGGGCTGTCGGTCGAAGCCTGA
- a CDS encoding zinc ribbon domain-containing protein has translation MTRNKKRPWLAALFAFVYPGAGHLYLREWLRAFLWFGFAFLTAYLFIPPEMIQAVQNGGWSGYMQASENIDIQQTLPVLFVSLCNILDAYWSAIRNNRAVQEAADGTRRCPNCGRKVDADLDFCQWCTSPLDADATAQ, from the coding sequence GTGACACGGAACAAAAAGCGCCCGTGGCTCGCGGCCCTGTTCGCGTTCGTTTACCCCGGAGCGGGCCATCTCTATCTCCGGGAGTGGCTTCGCGCGTTCCTCTGGTTCGGGTTCGCGTTCCTCACCGCTTATCTGTTCATCCCTCCGGAGATGATACAGGCGGTCCAGAACGGCGGCTGGTCCGGCTACATGCAGGCGAGCGAAAACATCGACATACAACAGACCCTCCCGGTCCTGTTCGTCTCGCTGTGTAACATCCTCGACGCCTACTGGTCGGCGATTCGTAACAATCGCGCCGTCCAAGAGGCTGCCGACGGGACGAGGCGCTGTCCGAACTGCGGACGAAAAGTGGACGCCGACCTCGACTTCTGTCAGTGGTGTACGTCGCCGCTCGACGCCGACGCTACTGCTCAATAA
- a CDS encoding HAD family hydrolase: MTALDAVLFDLDSTLCVSEQDEEAVLTDAFDRASVEQYCTVADIIEAVDDIPTAETSHEFYELCFAAAAREVGVEDHHASALATAYEECVDHSAVSFRPGAEDALAAASETNVGLVTNGDEATQTVKLDALGIADAFDTLVFVDPRNGVPPKPDAAPFEKALTDLGVAPDDALHVGDSLRADVAGANALGIDSVWVPHENRRIESAHEPTHTLTSLAEFPELL, translated from the coding sequence ATGACTGCTCTCGATGCCGTTCTCTTCGACCTCGATTCGACGCTGTGTGTCTCCGAGCAAGACGAGGAGGCGGTCCTCACGGACGCGTTCGACCGCGCGTCCGTCGAACAGTACTGTACGGTCGCCGACATCATCGAGGCGGTGGACGACATCCCGACCGCGGAAACGTCGCACGAGTTCTACGAACTCTGTTTCGCCGCCGCGGCCCGCGAGGTGGGCGTCGAGGACCATCACGCGTCGGCGCTCGCCACGGCGTACGAGGAGTGTGTCGATCACTCGGCGGTTTCGTTCCGACCCGGTGCCGAGGACGCGTTGGCGGCCGCCAGCGAGACGAACGTCGGACTCGTGACGAACGGGGACGAGGCGACACAGACCGTCAAACTGGACGCGCTCGGCATCGCCGACGCGTTCGATACGCTCGTCTTCGTGGACCCGCGAAACGGCGTCCCGCCGAAACCCGACGCGGCCCCGTTCGAGAAGGCGCTGACCGACCTCGGCGTGGCACCGGACGACGCGCTCCACGTGGGCGACTCGTTGCGGGCGGACGTCGCCGGTGCGAACGCGCTCGGCATCGACTCCGTGTGGGTTCCCCACGAAAACCGACGGATAGAATCTGCCCACGAACCGACGCACACGCTCACGTCGCTCGCGGAGTTTCCCGAACTGCTATAA
- a CDS encoding type I 3-dehydroquinate dehydratase — protein MDVDSFSLAVSTADLGDEPRAREHADIVEFRMDLADDPLSMLSAYDGELPVIATNRAEWEGGEATGDERLDALREATDHPAVDAIDLELETLFTAPGRDLAEHARNNDVLVIASVHDFEETPSQRRMRELLENCTDHADVGKLAVTAQSESDVLDLFRVTNLLTERGQTVATIAMGEVGRHSRAVVPLYGSKIGYAPLELADATAPGQYDLATLSQLVDELRGN, from the coding sequence ATGGACGTCGATTCCTTTTCGCTCGCTGTGAGCACGGCCGACCTCGGCGACGAACCCCGCGCCCGTGAACACGCCGATATCGTCGAGTTCCGGATGGACCTCGCGGACGACCCGCTTTCGATGCTGTCCGCCTACGACGGCGAACTGCCAGTCATCGCCACGAATCGCGCCGAGTGGGAAGGTGGCGAAGCGACCGGCGACGAGCGCCTCGATGCACTCCGCGAAGCGACCGACCACCCGGCGGTGGACGCTATCGACCTCGAACTGGAGACGCTGTTTACGGCCCCCGGACGGGACCTCGCCGAGCACGCGCGGAACAACGACGTACTCGTGATCGCCTCGGTTCACGATTTCGAGGAAACGCCGTCGCAGCGACGGATGCGCGAACTGCTCGAAAACTGTACCGACCACGCCGACGTGGGCAAACTCGCCGTCACCGCCCAGTCCGAATCCGACGTGCTCGACCTGTTCCGCGTCACGAACCTCCTCACGGAGCGCGGGCAAACCGTCGCGACGATAGCGATGGGCGAAGTCGGTCGTCACTCGCGGGCCGTCGTTCCGCTGTACGGGTCGAAAATCGGCTACGCGCCCCTCGAACTGGCGGATGCGACCGCCCCCGGTCAGTACGACTTGGCGACGCTCTCGCAACTCGTCGACGAACTGCGCGGTAACTGA
- a CDS encoding DNA-methyltransferase, whose product METEHEIHVGDARDTSLPDDSIDLVVTSPPYPMIEMWDDLFADANPEIETALSAGDGDTAFELMHDELDAVWAELVRVLKPGGIAVINVGDATRKVDGTFQSFPNHAHVLRDLRERGLKSLPDILWRKPSNRLTKFMGSGMLPPNAYAALEHEYLLVFRNGDTREFEPGVDHRYESSYFWEERNEWFSDLWTDVRGEEQLLDHGDLRERSAAFPFELPYRLISMFSVYGDTVLDPFWGTGTTSLAAMVAGRNSVGYELEPDFVELFAERAETTPELSRSVISRRLDDHRAFVGDHGGDLKYDATYYDFAVKTAQERDIRLYAVSDVERDETGFFVTHEPYSE is encoded by the coding sequence ATGGAAACCGAGCACGAGATTCACGTCGGTGACGCGCGCGATACCTCGCTTCCCGACGATTCGATAGACCTCGTTGTCACTTCTCCCCCCTATCCGATGATAGAGATGTGGGACGACCTCTTCGCCGACGCGAATCCCGAAATCGAGACGGCGCTTTCGGCGGGCGACGGTGATACGGCGTTCGAGTTGATGCACGACGAACTCGACGCCGTTTGGGCCGAACTCGTCCGCGTGCTGAAACCCGGCGGCATTGCGGTGATAAACGTCGGCGACGCCACCCGAAAGGTGGACGGGACGTTTCAGTCGTTTCCGAACCACGCCCACGTTCTCCGCGACCTCCGGGAGCGCGGTCTGAAGTCCCTTCCCGACATCCTCTGGCGCAAACCCTCGAACCGCCTGACGAAGTTCATGGGGTCGGGGATGCTCCCGCCGAACGCCTACGCCGCGCTCGAACACGAATACCTCCTCGTCTTCCGGAACGGCGACACCCGCGAGTTCGAACCGGGCGTGGACCATCGCTACGAGTCTTCGTACTTCTGGGAGGAGCGAAACGAGTGGTTTTCCGACCTCTGGACGGACGTTCGCGGCGAGGAGCAACTGCTCGACCACGGCGACCTCCGCGAGCGCTCGGCGGCGTTTCCCTTCGAACTGCCGTATCGGCTCATTTCGATGTTCTCCGTCTACGGCGACACCGTTCTCGACCCGTTTTGGGGGACGGGAACGACCTCGCTCGCCGCGATGGTCGCGGGTCGAAACTCGGTGGGGTACGAACTCGAACCCGATTTCGTCGAACTGTTCGCGGAGCGGGCCGAAACCACGCCGGAACTCTCCCGAAGCGTCATCTCTCGGCGACTCGACGACCATCGGGCGTTCGTCGGCGACCACGGCGGCGACCTCAAGTACGACGCTACGTACTACGATTTCGCCGTCAAGACGGCCCAAGAGCGCGACATCCGGTTGTACGCCGTGAGCGACGTGGAGCGGGACGAAACCGGATTCTTCGTCACTCACGAACCCTATTCCGAGTAA
- a CDS encoding 3-dehydroquinate synthase II: MTRSVWLKADASVGDWDTRRKRITAGLEAGVDWILVDDGDVERVRELGEVNVAAFRSEGDVHVFDAEDDERNRADARIVGKDGEGDGTVDLPSDFSGSADLSTLRREDEAEGAYVRILSEEYEAFAEAAAQEADYTIVVGEDWTIIPLENLIARIGEETDLVAGVTNAEEARTAFETLELGADAVLLDSDNPDEIRSTVEVRDAAERETLDLEWGEVLTIEQTGSADRVCVDTGSLMEHDEGMLVGSMSRGLFFVHAETAESPYVASRPFRVNAGAVHAYVRTPGGGTKYLAELQSGDEVQVVDTDGKTREAVVGRVKIEKRPMFRLEVETADGDRVETLLQNAETIKVATPDGRKAVTDIEVGDEVKLFLEGGARHFGESVEESIIEQ; this comes from the coding sequence ATGACACGCTCCGTATGGTTGAAGGCCGACGCCTCCGTCGGCGACTGGGACACCCGTCGCAAACGAATCACGGCCGGGTTGGAAGCCGGTGTGGACTGGATTTTGGTGGACGACGGCGACGTCGAGCGCGTTCGAGAACTCGGCGAAGTGAACGTCGCGGCGTTTCGCTCCGAGGGCGACGTGCACGTCTTCGACGCCGAGGACGACGAGCGCAACCGGGCCGACGCTCGAATCGTCGGGAAGGACGGCGAGGGCGACGGGACGGTCGACCTCCCCTCGGATTTCTCCGGCTCCGCCGACCTCTCGACGCTCCGCCGGGAGGACGAAGCCGAGGGAGCCTACGTGAGAATCCTGAGCGAGGAGTACGAAGCGTTCGCCGAGGCAGCGGCCCAGGAAGCCGACTACACCATCGTCGTCGGCGAGGACTGGACCATCATCCCGCTCGAAAACCTCATCGCCCGAATCGGCGAGGAGACGGACCTCGTGGCGGGCGTCACGAACGCCGAAGAGGCCCGAACCGCGTTCGAGACGCTGGAACTCGGCGCGGACGCCGTTCTGCTCGACAGCGATAACCCGGACGAGATTCGGTCGACGGTGGAAGTGCGCGACGCCGCCGAGCGCGAAACGCTGGACTTGGAGTGGGGCGAAGTTCTCACCATCGAACAGACCGGCAGCGCGGACCGCGTGTGCGTCGATACCGGGTCGCTGATGGAACACGACGAGGGCATGCTCGTCGGGTCGATGTCGCGCGGCCTCTTTTTCGTCCACGCCGAGACGGCGGAGTCGCCCTACGTCGCGTCGCGGCCGTTCCGAGTGAACGCCGGGGCGGTTCACGCCTACGTCCGCACCCCCGGCGGCGGGACGAAATACCTCGCGGAACTCCAGAGCGGCGACGAGGTGCAGGTGGTCGATACCGACGGCAAGACCCGCGAAGCGGTGGTCGGTCGGGTAAAAATCGAGAAGCGACCCATGTTCCGCCTCGAAGTCGAGACGGCGGACGGCGACCGCGTGGAGACGCTGCTCCAGAACGCGGAGACCATCAAAGTCGCCACGCCCGACGGACGGAAGGCCGTGACGGACATCGAAGTCGGCGACGAAGTAAAACTGTTCCTGGAGGGAGGCGCGCGACACTTCGGCGAGAGCGTCGAAGAGAGTATTATTGAGCAGTAG
- the yjjX gene encoding inosine/xanthosine triphosphatase: protein MHVGVGSGNPVKVAAVESALGGRLGARVESVPVESGVAEQPFGEAETIAGAENRARRVRESGDGYELGVGLEGGVAEVPGTGGLYLIMWAAVTDGETMGRGAGPRLRLPEPVARRIRDGEELGPVMDDVLGEDDVAKKQGAAGALTDGIIDRQEALEQAVAGALAPFVTDFYTSSVVE, encoded by the coding sequence ATGCACGTCGGCGTTGGCAGTGGAAATCCGGTGAAGGTAGCCGCGGTGGAGTCCGCCCTCGGCGGACGACTCGGCGCGCGGGTCGAATCCGTCCCCGTCGAGTCGGGCGTCGCGGAACAACCGTTCGGCGAAGCGGAGACGATAGCGGGCGCGGAGAACCGCGCTCGGCGCGTCAGGGAGTCGGGTGACGGATACGAACTGGGCGTCGGACTGGAGGGCGGCGTCGCCGAGGTCCCCGGAACCGGCGGCCTCTATCTCATCATGTGGGCCGCCGTGACCGACGGTGAGACGATGGGGCGCGGCGCGGGGCCGCGACTTCGACTCCCGGAACCCGTCGCCCGTCGAATCCGGGACGGGGAGGAACTCGGCCCCGTGATGGACGACGTTCTGGGGGAAGACGACGTGGCGAAAAAGCAGGGCGCGGCGGGCGCGCTCACGGACGGAATCATCGACCGGCAAGAAGCGTTAGAACAGGCGGTCGCCGGGGCGCTCGCCCCGTTCGTCACCGATTTCTATACGTCGTCAGTCGTCGAGTGA
- a CDS encoding helical backbone metal receptor has translation MVSNRVVSLAPSVTEICRALDATDRLVGVTHHCRSDVPAVGGWLNPDFDAVEARDPDLVLTTDALQADMRDDLRDRGHRVVHVEPETLPEVVESFATVGRAIGKPTAGRALARRARNRIERVRRQVADERRPVVYCEEWSDPPTAAGNWVPDAVRAAGGEYPFVPSGERSHRVDSDAIEDAEPEHVFLHVCGRGERSDPETVLCREWDVPALETRDVHVLDDSLLNQPSPRLIDGIETMARTLHPDVVE, from the coding sequence ATGGTTTCGAACCGCGTCGTCTCCCTCGCGCCGAGCGTCACCGAAATCTGTCGGGCGCTCGATGCAACGGACCGACTCGTCGGCGTTACCCACCACTGCCGATCCGACGTTCCCGCGGTCGGCGGGTGGCTGAATCCGGATTTCGATGCGGTCGAGGCGCGCGACCCCGACCTCGTTCTCACGACCGACGCGTTACAGGCTGACATGCGCGACGACCTCCGGGACCGCGGGCACCGCGTCGTCCACGTCGAACCGGAAACGCTCCCCGAAGTCGTCGAATCGTTCGCCACGGTGGGACGCGCCATCGGGAAACCGACCGCGGGGCGCGCCCTCGCGCGGCGCGCTCGGAATCGAATCGAGCGGGTTCGCCGACAGGTCGCCGACGAACGACGGCCGGTCGTCTACTGCGAGGAGTGGTCCGACCCGCCGACCGCGGCCGGAAACTGGGTTCCCGATGCGGTTCGGGCCGCTGGCGGCGAGTACCCGTTCGTGCCGTCGGGCGAGCGCTCCCACCGAGTCGATTCGGACGCCATCGAGGACGCGGAACCGGAACACGTCTTCCTCCACGTGTGCGGGCGAGGCGAACGAAGCGACCCCGAAACCGTGCTGTGCCGCGAATGGGACGTTCCCGCACTCGAAACGAGGGACGTCCACGTTCTCGACGACTCCCTGTTGAATCAGCCGAGTCCGCGACTCATCGACGGCATCGAGACGATGGCGCGAACGCTCCACCCGGACGTGGTGGAGTAG